A genome region from Methanobacterium aggregans includes the following:
- a CDS encoding CARDB domain-containing protein, which produces MVRSEIVTCAFLCLIILSLFISSIEAAGYPDLSVIGVSPWDANMPNKMVSGYRVAVANYGSSPSPNSTMEFYVRTYDGKTLNKNFTVPSIPAGSARSLKFSMCKGTDGSFKNGYVIVNRKKSFREISYRNNARNFGLKETIPSSSNLTVEEFRKDNNPVSSYNSYSDLVSYNSPISSEMNITEVRVSIYNGPGYWYDIAYARFHIPGYMHENTTLYVSGTSYSPTSWDADTITFDFPDIYRTYSAYVIVRGESLEKKNAFREPFEFVDTSGNNVVADGNTWRRGAVEFYTSPYTWVKLSTKTAPFGSSYTASSSANRITVRANNGGRYVAGWFLIPRGNFSKITALYGPNSAPATNATNGYYGVFYPCARQDSIGFQMEGSNLGFSNFKSFGFSPWTWKEQY; this is translated from the coding sequence TTGGTAAGGTCTGAAATCGTCACCTGTGCCTTCCTTTGCCTCATCATCCTTTCCCTTTTTATCTCATCTATTGAGGCTGCGGGCTATCCTGATTTATCTGTTATTGGTGTTTCTCCCTGGGATGCCAACATGCCAAACAAGATGGTGAGTGGTTACAGGGTGGCGGTTGCCAACTACGGCTCTAGTCCCTCCCCAAACTCGACCATGGAGTTTTACGTTAGGACATACGACGGGAAAACCTTGAATAAGAACTTCACCGTGCCTTCAATACCTGCGGGTTCTGCACGAAGCCTGAAATTCTCAATGTGCAAAGGGACCGATGGCTCATTTAAGAATGGTTACGTTATCGTCAACAGGAAGAAGAGTTTCAGGGAGATTTCGTACAGGAACAATGCCCGTAACTTTGGTTTGAAGGAGACGATTCCCTCTTCATCCAACTTAACGGTTGAGGAGTTCAGGAAAGATAACAACCCTGTGAGCAGTTACAACTCCTACAGCGATTTGGTATCCTACAACTCCCCAATTTCCTCAGAAATGAATATAACTGAGGTCCGCGTCAGTATTTACAATGGGCCAGGTTACTGGTACGATATTGCCTATGCAAGGTTCCATATACCAGGTTATATGCATGAAAACACCACATTGTATGTCTCAGGTACATCCTACTCACCTACATCGTGGGATGCTGACACCATAACCTTTGACTTCCCTGATATCTACAGGACCTACAGTGCATATGTCATCGTAAGAGGAGAATCTTTAGAAAAAAAGAATGCCTTTAGGGAACCCTTCGAGTTCGTGGACACTTCAGGAAACAACGTGGTTGCAGACGGTAACACGTGGCGCAGGGGTGCTGTTGAATTCTACACATCACCCTACACATGGGTAAAACTCAGCACCAAAACGGCTCCGTTCGGATCTTCCTACACAGCCTCCTCAAGTGCAAATAGGATAACTGTCAGAGCAAACAACGGTGGCCGCTACGTTGCAGGGTGGTTCCTGATACCACGCGGAAACTTCAGTAAAATTACTGCTCTTTATGGCCCTAATTCTGCTCCTGCCACGAATGCAACAAATGGTTACTACGGGGTTTTTTATCCGTGTGCAAGGCAAGATTCTATCGGTTTCCAGATGGAAGGGTCGAACCTGGGGTTTTCGAACTTTAAAAGTTTTGGTTTCAGTCCGTGGACTTGGAAGGAGCAATATTAA